The following coding sequences are from one Mycolicibacterium aichiense window:
- a CDS encoding FAD-dependent monooxygenase codes for MRDSDYDHAVVIAGGGPTGLMLAGELALAGVDVAIVERRTSQEVIGQRAGGLHCRTIELLDQRGIADRFLAAGQAVQVAGFAQIRLDISDFPTPHPYGLALWQNEIERLLAEWVEELGVPIRRGAGVTGFTQREAGVEVELSDGGGLRAGYLLGCDGGRSLVRKAAGVGFPGWDPTTSYLIAQVEVRDEPPWGIHRDALGIHGLDRQSDTEPVRVMVTERIVGPTTEPTLADLSEALTAVYGTDFGIHSPTSIARFTDAARQAAAYRDRRVLLAGDAAHIHHPIGGQGLNTGLQDAVNLGWKLAQVVNGTAPDTLLDTYHAERHPVGARVLQTTMAQMALLRTDARTKALHDNISEMLEIDAARKTFAARMSGLDIRYDLGTGHPLLGRRMPDLDIATAAGPTHVFELLHAARPVLLDLDERGGIDLAGWGNRVSLVKAHYPGVWELPALGEVTAPTAVLIRPDGHVAWVGESSSDGLSEALTSWFGPPM; via the coding sequence ATGCGTGATTCTGACTACGACCACGCCGTGGTGATCGCCGGGGGAGGGCCGACCGGGCTGATGCTCGCGGGCGAGCTGGCGCTGGCCGGGGTGGACGTCGCGATCGTGGAACGCCGCACCAGCCAGGAGGTGATCGGTCAGCGGGCCGGCGGTCTGCACTGCCGGACGATCGAACTACTCGATCAGCGGGGGATCGCCGACCGGTTCCTGGCCGCCGGGCAGGCAGTTCAAGTCGCCGGGTTCGCGCAGATCCGGCTGGACATCAGCGACTTTCCCACACCCCATCCTTACGGATTAGCGTTGTGGCAGAACGAGATCGAACGGCTCCTCGCCGAGTGGGTGGAGGAACTGGGTGTGCCAATCCGTCGGGGAGCAGGGGTGACGGGCTTCACCCAACGGGAGGCCGGAGTCGAGGTCGAGCTGTCTGATGGTGGCGGCCTTCGCGCCGGATATCTCCTCGGATGCGACGGCGGTCGCAGCCTGGTTCGCAAGGCGGCCGGCGTCGGCTTCCCTGGCTGGGATCCGACGACGAGCTATCTGATCGCTCAGGTCGAGGTCCGCGACGAACCGCCGTGGGGTATTCACCGCGACGCCCTCGGTATCCACGGGCTCGACCGGCAGAGCGACACCGAACCGGTTCGGGTGATGGTGACCGAGCGAATCGTCGGGCCGACAACAGAACCCACGCTGGCTGATCTGAGCGAGGCACTTACCGCGGTCTACGGCACCGACTTCGGGATCCACAGCCCCACTTCGATTGCACGCTTCACCGATGCGGCGCGGCAGGCGGCCGCCTACCGCGACCGCCGGGTCCTGCTTGCCGGCGACGCCGCCCACATCCATCACCCGATCGGCGGCCAGGGTCTCAATACCGGTCTGCAGGATGCGGTCAACCTGGGGTGGAAGCTCGCCCAGGTGGTCAACGGAACCGCGCCGGACACCCTGCTCGACACCTACCATGCCGAGCGGCACCCGGTGGGTGCGCGCGTGCTGCAGACCACAATGGCGCAGATGGCGTTGCTGCGCACCGATGCTCGCACCAAAGCGTTGCACGACAACATCTCCGAAATGCTCGAAATAGATGCAGCCCGCAAGACCTTCGCCGCTCGCATGTCCGGTCTGGACATCCGCTACGACCTTGGGACGGGTCATCCGCTGCTGGGCCGTCGGATGCCAGATCTCGACATTGCGACGGCAGCCGGGCCAACGCACGTGTTCGAACTACTCCACGCCGCCCGTCCTGTGCTGCTGGACCTCGACGAGCGGGGCGGGATCGATCTCGCCGGATGGGGGAATCGCGTCAGCCTGGTCAAGGCGCACTACCCAGGCGTCTGGGAGCTTCCGGCACTCGGCGAGGTGACGGCGCCCACCGCGGTGCTGATCCGCCCGGACGGGCACGTCGCCTGGGTCGGTGAGAGTTCCTCGGACGGCCTGAGCGAGGCGCTGACCAGCTGGTTTGGCCCACCGATGTAA
- a CDS encoding cutinase family protein, translating to MIGRLGSAVLAAGIALAGLTAATASATPGCADYHWIGAAGSGQRDSANLTANGGMGSVVYQSYQQLKSQLAADGRTIDAEAVQYPAAPVPLEGGISGWLDFLGSVGDGTDATEKQYKAFTERCPDSKVVLAGYSQGAMIVHRNLYDLADDPHLAAALLIADGDRLPVDTTIKMGSTAVALGHGEGVAQDHSFLASTNTSTLPPAIGTRTISVCDVGDPVCDYNPDTGTISDAAIAIHTSYAPTLSGPHAWVTPLYTLVTATQTASPVELSAHTS from the coding sequence GTGATCGGACGCCTGGGATCGGCCGTGCTGGCCGCGGGTATAGCACTGGCCGGGCTGACGGCGGCAACCGCGTCGGCGACACCGGGGTGCGCTGACTACCACTGGATCGGCGCGGCCGGTTCCGGTCAACGCGACAGTGCCAACCTGACCGCCAACGGCGGGATGGGCTCCGTGGTGTACCAGTCCTACCAGCAGCTCAAATCACAGCTCGCCGCGGACGGCCGGACCATCGACGCCGAGGCGGTCCAGTACCCCGCGGCTCCGGTGCCACTGGAGGGCGGCATCAGTGGCTGGCTGGACTTCCTCGGCAGCGTCGGCGACGGTACGGACGCGACCGAAAAGCAGTACAAGGCGTTCACCGAGCGTTGCCCGGACAGCAAGGTGGTCCTGGCCGGCTACTCGCAGGGCGCCATGATCGTCCACCGCAACTTGTACGACCTCGCGGACGACCCGCACCTGGCCGCCGCGCTGTTGATCGCCGATGGCGACCGGCTGCCGGTCGACACCACGATCAAAATGGGGTCGACGGCCGTCGCACTGGGTCACGGTGAGGGCGTCGCGCAAGACCACTCGTTCCTGGCGTCGACCAACACGTCTACGCTGCCGCCCGCGATCGGCACCCGGACCATCAGCGTCTGCGATGTCGGTGACCCGGTGTGCGACTACAACCCCGACACGGGGACGATCTCCGACGCGGCGATCGCCATCCATACCTCGTACGCGCCGACCCTCAGCGGTCCCCACGCGTGGGTCACGCCGCTCTACACGCTGGTGACAGCGACGCAGACGGCCTCGCCGGTGGAGCTGTCCGCGCACACGTCCTGA
- a CDS encoding SDR family oxidoreductase: MKLVVIGGTGLVGSKVVQNLTARGHEAVAAAPSTGVNTFTGEGLAEVMAGASVVVDVSNSPALDDSAIEFFRTATTNLLTAEQSAGVTHHVALSVVGTEDLAAQSGYFQGKLLQEKLISAGSIPFSIVHATQFFEFVNTLADAATEGDTVVLPPKYFQPMAAADVAEGVAIAAVGEPVNGIAEIGGPDMVLLPDLIRTALTSRGDRRTVVSDPAASYWGVDIDERTLVPGPGATLFDTRFEDWLLESAAKS; encoded by the coding sequence ATGAAACTCGTCGTAATCGGTGGCACCGGCCTGGTGGGCTCGAAAGTGGTGCAGAATCTGACCGCCCGCGGCCACGAGGCTGTCGCCGCAGCGCCCTCGACCGGCGTGAACACCTTCACGGGCGAGGGGTTGGCCGAGGTGATGGCGGGAGCCTCAGTCGTCGTCGACGTCTCCAACTCGCCCGCGCTGGATGACTCGGCGATCGAATTCTTCCGCACCGCGACCACCAACCTGCTGACCGCCGAGCAGAGCGCCGGCGTTACCCACCACGTCGCGCTGTCGGTGGTGGGTACCGAGGACCTCGCCGCACAGAGCGGCTACTTCCAGGGCAAGCTCCTCCAGGAGAAGCTGATCAGTGCGGGGTCGATCCCCTTTTCGATCGTGCACGCGACGCAGTTCTTCGAGTTTGTCAACACGCTCGCCGACGCCGCGACCGAGGGGGACACCGTGGTGCTGCCGCCGAAGTACTTCCAGCCGATGGCGGCTGCCGATGTCGCCGAGGGAGTCGCGATCGCCGCTGTCGGGGAACCGGTCAACGGCATCGCCGAGATCGGCGGCCCCGACATGGTTTTGCTTCCCGACCTCATCCGCACCGCGCTGACCTCCCGTGGTGACCGTCGCACCGTCGTCAGCGATCCCGCCGCGTCGTACTGGGGGGTCGACATCGACGAGCGCACGTTGGTGCCCGGCCCGGGCGCGACACTGTTCGACACCCGGTTCGAGGACTGGCTCCTCGAATCGGCCGCGAAGTCCTAG
- a CDS encoding nitroreductase, which yields MDVYDAVRSRRAVRGFTDRPVTPEILQRVLAAASWSPSGSNIQPWHVYVVTGAPLAELKKIAVERVVTGEAWDDREFEMYPAEMASPYRERRSAFGQQRYAALGIAREDWEARQRAAVANWDCFGAPVALFCYIDRHLGLPQWADLGMYLQTVMLLLRAEGLHSCPQMAWSQVRRTVADVVSPPDELMLFCGMSVGYEDISVSYSRTGRAPLDETVTFLPG from the coding sequence GTGGACGTATACGACGCGGTGCGGAGCAGACGAGCCGTCCGCGGGTTCACCGATCGGCCCGTCACGCCCGAGATCCTGCAGCGGGTGCTGGCAGCGGCATCCTGGTCACCCTCGGGGTCCAACATCCAGCCGTGGCACGTCTATGTCGTGACCGGTGCGCCGCTGGCCGAGCTGAAGAAGATCGCCGTCGAGCGTGTCGTTACAGGTGAAGCCTGGGACGACCGGGAATTCGAGATGTATCCCGCCGAGATGGCGTCGCCCTACCGGGAGCGCCGCTCCGCCTTCGGTCAGCAGCGGTACGCCGCACTCGGTATCGCTCGAGAGGACTGGGAAGCCCGGCAGCGGGCAGCCGTCGCGAACTGGGATTGCTTCGGCGCGCCGGTCGCGCTGTTCTGCTACATCGATCGGCATCTCGGCCTGCCGCAGTGGGCCGACCTCGGCATGTATCTGCAAACCGTCATGCTGCTGCTTCGTGCTGAAGGACTGCACAGTTGCCCGCAGATGGCCTGGTCGCAGGTTCGCCGAACCGTTGCCGATGTGGTGTCTCCGCCCGACGAGCTGATGCTGTTCTGTGGCATGTCCGTTGGCTACGAGGACATCTCGGTCAGCTACTCACGCACCGGTCGTGCCCCGCTTGACGAGACCGTCACGTTTCTGCCCGGATAG
- a CDS encoding helix-turn-helix transcriptional regulator: MSSDGRSEHLHGRAAECRALRSVVSTVAGGDSQVLVLRGEAGVGKTALLGYLSEQASALRVLHVAGIQSDMELAYAGLQQLCAPLLEHLGDLPDPQRCALDVAFGRGVGDPPDRFLVGLAVLSLMAAAAQRQPLLCVVDDAQWLDQVTVQTLGFVARRLLAEPIGLVFAARDDGAQPLAGLPELTVRGLSDGDARELLDSVMLGGIDPPVRDRIVSETRGNPLALLEVPRNASATELAGGFYIAGSASAPGAIETRYVQRIQALPEPTRRLLLVAAAEPVGDAALFLRAAAALGIPIDALAPAEAAGVIEFGPRMRFRHPLLRSAAYRAADLADRRAIHRALADATDPDADPDRRAWHAANAAAGPDDAVAQELETSAARAQSRGGIAAAAAFLERSAILTADPDLRGARALAAAQAKRDAAAPAAARDLLDVAERGPLSGLQRAQVARLRAQMDFVRSRAGEAGAPSVRDTAQALLDAARALEHLDDYASRESYLEAIAALLYAGRLGDPRALTYAAQAALAALDREAELSRSVDFLLKGIAARITQGVGAGAESMRIGLDHMCIQAAADDRNVLRWLVPAFPILQESSAHELWDQATVQQLSAAAVRAARNAGALAILPRALVYQAGVHLLEGEFRTAATLVEEANAITSATDHYAAVKYHALMLTAWRGDAAEAERLIKATEADGISRGEGRVLGLTGYAAAVLYNGLGRYDEALAAARTVCEYQDIGFYSWCLYELVEAAARSGARDTAAAAIHDLADRAGASGTDWGLGALAAAQAMLADDEDADALFTEAIERLGRTTIAVHRARAHLVYGEWLRRVLRRADARRQLTEAHDMFVRMGAGAFAERARRELAATGEKVRAQQPASGGELTAQEAQIARLAAEGLTNQEIGAQLFISTHTVEWHLRKVFAKLGITSRRQLRAMSWAS, from the coding sequence ATCTCGAGCGACGGGCGGTCAGAGCACTTGCATGGTCGTGCCGCCGAGTGCCGAGCGCTGCGATCGGTGGTCTCGACCGTCGCCGGTGGCGATTCCCAGGTGCTGGTGCTGCGCGGCGAGGCCGGCGTAGGTAAGACGGCGTTGCTCGGGTATCTCTCGGAGCAGGCGTCGGCGCTGCGCGTCCTGCACGTCGCGGGCATTCAGTCGGACATGGAGCTCGCGTACGCCGGCTTGCAGCAACTGTGCGCGCCGCTCCTGGAGCACCTCGGTGACCTCCCGGATCCGCAACGTTGCGCGCTCGACGTCGCCTTCGGTCGCGGAGTGGGCGATCCGCCTGACCGGTTCCTGGTGGGTCTGGCGGTGCTGAGCCTGATGGCGGCTGCCGCGCAACGTCAGCCCCTGCTGTGCGTGGTCGACGACGCGCAATGGCTCGACCAGGTGACCGTACAAACCCTGGGCTTCGTGGCGCGCCGCCTGCTGGCCGAGCCGATCGGATTGGTGTTCGCCGCCCGCGATGACGGCGCCCAGCCGCTCGCCGGGCTTCCTGAGCTGACCGTCCGCGGGCTGTCCGACGGCGATGCGCGCGAGCTACTGGACTCGGTCATGCTCGGCGGCATCGACCCGCCCGTACGTGATCGCATCGTCTCCGAGACCAGAGGCAATCCACTTGCGCTGCTTGAGGTTCCGCGTAACGCATCGGCCACCGAGCTCGCCGGCGGCTTCTACATCGCGGGCTCGGCATCGGCGCCGGGTGCGATCGAGACACGTTATGTGCAGCGAATCCAGGCGCTTCCGGAGCCGACGCGTCGGCTACTGCTGGTGGCGGCGGCCGAGCCGGTCGGCGATGCGGCATTGTTCCTGCGCGCCGCCGCCGCGCTGGGTATCCCCATCGACGCGCTAGCGCCGGCCGAAGCCGCCGGCGTGATCGAGTTCGGACCGCGGATGCGGTTCCGGCACCCGCTGCTGAGGTCCGCGGCCTACCGCGCCGCCGATCTAGCCGACCGCCGAGCGATCCACCGCGCTCTGGCCGACGCCACCGACCCCGACGCGGATCCCGATCGGCGCGCGTGGCATGCCGCCAACGCTGCGGCAGGACCAGATGACGCGGTGGCGCAGGAGCTGGAGACCTCGGCGGCGCGGGCCCAGAGCCGTGGCGGAATCGCCGCGGCGGCAGCGTTTCTCGAGCGCTCCGCGATCCTGACAGCCGATCCGGACCTGCGCGGCGCGCGGGCGTTGGCTGCCGCCCAGGCCAAGCGGGATGCCGCGGCGCCGGCCGCCGCCCGTGACTTGCTCGACGTCGCGGAGCGGGGACCGTTGTCAGGGCTGCAACGGGCTCAGGTGGCGCGCCTGCGCGCCCAGATGGACTTCGTCCGCAGCCGAGCCGGGGAGGCGGGAGCGCCGTCGGTGCGCGATACCGCGCAGGCATTGCTGGATGCCGCTCGCGCGCTGGAACACCTCGACGACTACGCATCTCGAGAGAGTTACCTCGAAGCGATCGCGGCGCTGTTGTATGCCGGACGCCTCGGTGACCCGCGGGCGCTGACCTATGCCGCGCAGGCGGCCCTGGCCGCACTGGACCGTGAGGCCGAACTGTCCCGTTCGGTGGACTTCTTACTCAAGGGTATCGCCGCGCGTATCACCCAGGGAGTCGGCGCAGGGGCCGAATCGATGCGAATCGGCTTGGATCACATGTGCATTCAGGCCGCGGCCGACGACCGCAACGTCCTGCGGTGGCTGGTACCGGCGTTCCCGATCCTGCAAGAATCGTCGGCCCACGAACTGTGGGACCAGGCCACCGTGCAACAGCTCTCCGCCGCGGCTGTGCGCGCTGCGCGCAACGCCGGTGCCCTTGCCATCCTGCCGCGTGCGCTGGTGTACCAGGCCGGCGTCCACCTGCTCGAAGGCGAATTCCGCACGGCAGCAACACTTGTCGAAGAAGCGAACGCGATCACGTCCGCCACCGACCACTACGCGGCGGTCAAGTATCACGCATTGATGCTCACCGCCTGGCGGGGCGACGCGGCCGAAGCCGAACGGTTGATCAAGGCCACCGAAGCGGACGGAATCAGCCGGGGTGAGGGCCGGGTTCTGGGGCTGACCGGGTACGCCGCGGCGGTGCTATACAACGGACTCGGCCGCTACGACGAGGCGCTGGCCGCCGCCCGGACGGTGTGCGAATACCAGGACATCGGCTTCTACAGCTGGTGTCTGTACGAACTGGTCGAAGCGGCCGCACGCAGCGGCGCGCGGGACACTGCGGCCGCGGCCATCCACGACCTCGCCGATCGCGCGGGAGCAAGCGGAACCGACTGGGGCCTGGGCGCATTGGCCGCGGCCCAGGCGATGCTCGCCGACGACGAGGACGCCGACGCGCTTTTTACCGAAGCCATCGAGAGGTTGGGGCGCACCACGATCGCTGTGCACCGGGCCCGCGCGCATCTCGTGTACGGGGAGTGGCTGCGACGGGTGCTTCGCCGAGCCGACGCGCGGCGGCAGCTGACCGAGGCTCACGACATGTTCGTCCGGATGGGTGCCGGCGCTTTCGCCGAGCGTGCCCGCCGCGAGCTGGCGGCCACCGGAGAGAAGGTGCGCGCGCAGCAGCCGGCCTCGGGCGGTGAGCTCACGGCGCAAGAGGCGCAGATCGCGCGACTGGCAGCCGAAGGCCTGACGAACCAAGAGATCGGCGCGCAGCTGTTCATCAGCACGCACACCGTCGAGTGGCACCTGCGAAAGGTGTTCGCCAAGCTCGGCATCACCTCACGCAGACAACTGCGGGCGATGTCCTGGGCAAGTTAG
- a CDS encoding sigma-70 family RNA polymerase sigma factor translates to MTVTCVPRPTDSEAADRFARDAQPLFGALLRRARGLTKTTADAEDLVQDTLLHAFMGYHTFRDGTDFKAWLLRILYNRWVSGFRAKQRRPSEVPVDDVAEGDLAVSAARTSTASRSAESEALTRLPDGDLRSAMATLPEDFRTVLFYAEVQGHTYAETAMILNIPRGTVMSRASRGRARLRVALDASAYAPTAQIA, encoded by the coding sequence ATGACCGTCACGTGTGTTCCCCGGCCAACCGACTCAGAGGCCGCGGACCGGTTCGCCCGCGACGCACAGCCCCTGTTCGGGGCCCTGCTGCGCCGGGCCAGGGGATTGACCAAGACCACGGCCGACGCCGAGGACCTGGTGCAGGACACCCTGCTGCACGCGTTCATGGGCTATCACACGTTCCGCGACGGCACCGACTTCAAGGCATGGCTGCTCCGGATTCTCTACAACCGCTGGGTGAGCGGCTTCCGTGCCAAGCAGCGCCGGCCGTCGGAGGTCCCGGTGGACGATGTCGCCGAGGGCGACCTTGCCGTCAGCGCAGCCCGGACATCCACCGCCTCGCGCTCGGCCGAGTCCGAGGCGCTCACCCGGCTGCCCGACGGCGACCTCCGTTCGGCGATGGCCACCTTGCCCGAGGATTTCCGCACGGTGCTGTTCTACGCCGAGGTCCAGGGCCACACCTACGCCGAGACCGCGATGATCCTGAACATCCCGCGCGGCACGGTGATGTCCCGGGCCTCCCGCGGCCGGGCGCGGCTGCGGGTGGCTCTCGACGCCAGCGCGTACGCACCGACCGCTCAGATCGCATGA
- a CDS encoding SDR family NAD(P)-dependent oxidoreductase: MSTATELSGQTALVTGGTAGIGLACARLLAGAGATVIVTGRDRRRGAAAVGQISGQASFVAADLSDAGAVQALVDRVGEVDILVNNAASFPGALTVDQDLTTFQTTFDTNVRGTYFLTAGLVPGMLRRRRGSIVNITSMVASKGVGGASTYGASKAAVEALTRSWAVEFGPFGVRVNSVAPGPTDTEGVVAQWGDTNDELGRALPLGRTARPEEIANAVLFLASPRSSFITGSTLHADGGGTAV, translated from the coding sequence ATGAGCACCGCGACGGAACTCAGCGGGCAGACGGCGCTGGTCACCGGAGGCACTGCCGGGATCGGGCTGGCATGCGCCCGGCTGTTGGCCGGCGCCGGCGCCACCGTGATCGTCACCGGTAGAGACCGTCGGCGCGGCGCGGCCGCGGTCGGCCAAATCTCCGGCCAGGCGAGCTTCGTGGCAGCGGACCTCTCCGATGCCGGCGCGGTACAGGCACTGGTCGACCGGGTGGGTGAGGTGGACATCCTGGTCAACAACGCCGCCAGCTTTCCCGGAGCACTCACCGTCGACCAAGACCTCACGACGTTTCAGACGACGTTCGACACCAACGTGCGGGGAACGTACTTTCTGACCGCGGGCTTGGTCCCGGGCATGCTGCGCCGACGCCGGGGCAGCATCGTGAACATCACATCGATGGTCGCGTCCAAAGGGGTTGGCGGCGCATCCACCTACGGCGCGTCGAAGGCCGCGGTCGAAGCACTGACGCGATCGTGGGCCGTCGAGTTCGGCCCCTTCGGCGTGCGCGTCAACAGCGTTGCGCCCGGGCCCACCGATACCGAAGGCGTCGTCGCGCAATGGGGTGACACCAACGACGAACTCGGCCGTGCGCTGCCCCTCGGGCGCACCGCCCGCCCCGAGGAGATCGCCAACGCGGTGCTCTTCCTCGCGTCCCCCCGGTCGAGCTTCATCACCGGATCGACCCTGCACGCGGACGGCGGCGGGACCGCCGTCTGA
- a CDS encoding cupin domain-containing protein, which yields MTKNHDPQWENALTVVQDVHPPFIPEGADVMTVVIEYPPGSPGAPPHRHPSGPAFGYMLEGEMLFELEGEPPRVIRAGEAFWEPGGDVIHYSDANNRDDVKSRFVVTMVCVPGRPMLELVDDSELTARKHLRVAAEPAAGKD from the coding sequence ATGACGAAAAACCATGACCCGCAATGGGAGAACGCACTGACCGTCGTTCAGGACGTGCACCCGCCGTTCATCCCAGAGGGTGCCGATGTGATGACTGTCGTCATCGAGTACCCGCCGGGCAGTCCTGGGGCCCCACCGCACCGCCATCCGAGCGGGCCGGCGTTCGGTTACATGCTGGAAGGCGAGATGCTCTTTGAACTCGAAGGCGAGCCACCACGTGTCATCCGCGCGGGCGAAGCCTTCTGGGAGCCCGGCGGCGACGTCATCCACTACTCGGACGCCAACAACCGAGACGACGTCAAGAGCCGGTTCGTCGTCACGATGGTGTGCGTCCCGGGCCGGCCGATGCTCGAGCTCGTCGACGATAGCGAACTGACCGCCCGCAAACACCTGCGGGTAGCGGCCGAACCCGCCGCCGGAAAGGACTGA